A region of Ictalurus furcatus strain D&B chromosome 1, Billie_1.0, whole genome shotgun sequence DNA encodes the following proteins:
- the ctss2.1 gene encoding cathepsin S, ortholog2, tandem duplicate 1, with protein MLRSLLFTVICGAVVALQDPSLDMHWLMWKKNHSKTYTSELEELGRREIWERNLRLITVHNLEASLGMHTYDLGMNHMGDMTREEILQMFAGTRVRPNLTRRSSPFVASAGISVPDSVDWREKGYVTEVKNQGSCGSCWAFSAAGALEGQLKRTTGQVKSLSPQNLVDCSSKYGNKGCNGGFMTQAFQYVIDNGGIDSDEAYPYTAMDGQCRYDQSQRAANCSSYNYVSEGDEEALKQAVATIGPISVAIDATRPMFILYHSGVYSDPTCTQNVNHGVLVVGYGSLNGEDYWLVKNSWGTRFGDGGYIRIARNKGNMCGIANYACYPLM; from the exons ATGTTGAGGAGCTTGCTGTTCACAGTGATCTGTGGGGCAGTAGTGGCCCTTCAAGACCCAAGCCTGGACATGCACTGGCTGATGTGGAAGAAAAATCACAGCAAAACTTACACCAGTGAG TTGGAGGAGTTGGGTCGGAGGGAGATTTGGGAGAGGAACCTACGCTTGATCACCGTGCACAACCTGGAGGCCTCTTTGGGAATGCACACATATGATTTGGGCATGAACCATATGGGAGACATG ACTAGAGAGGAGATCCTGCAGATGTTTGCTGGGACTCGAGTACGTCCTAACCTGACGAGGAGGTCTTCTCCATTCGTTGCCTCTGCTGGAATTTCAGTACCAGATTCAGTTGACTGGAGGGAAAAGGGATACGTAACAGAGGTCAAGAACCAg GGTTCATGTGGTTCTTGCTGGGCATTCAGTGCTGCTGGTGCACTAGAGGGTCAGCTAAAGAGGACTACGGGTCAGGTGAAGTCTCTCAGTCCCCAGAACTTGGTGGACTGCTCTTCTAAGTATGGAAACAAGGGTTGCAATGGAGGTTTCATGACCCAGGCCTTCCAGTATGTCATTGACAACGGTGGTATAGATTCTGATGAAGCCTACCCTTACACCGCAATG GATGGACAGTGCAGGTATGACCAATCACAACGTGCTGCCAATTGTTCCAGTTATAATTATGTTTCTGAGGGTGATGAGGAGGCACTTAAGCAAGCTGTGGCCACCATTGGACCCATCTCTGTGGCTATTGATGCTACTCGCCCAATGTTCATCCTGTACCACAGTG GTGTTTACAGTGACCCAACCTGCACCCAGAATGTAAACCATGGGGTGCTGGTTGTAGGGTATGGCAGCCTGAATGGAGAAGACTACTGGCTAGTGAAAAACAG CTGGGGTACTAGATTTGGAGATGGAGGCTACATCCGCATTGCCCGCAACAAAGGCAATATGTGTGGCATTGCAAATTATGCCTGTTACCCACTCATGTAG
- the onecutl gene encoding one cut domain, family member, like, with protein MDGNMGEVSVHSHVELAHSQDSRVMLHSRDVSAAFSRPGLGSPPIGLEHEHRSPGYEHSMPTLGYGRESPANCGSTYTTLTPLQPFDDKFHHHHHHHPCLPVSNVIGSFTLMREDRGLGSNFYNPYSKDLGMAQTLSPPLGSSGLEPAMHSYSSLGTQNGHSAQMLAGSHEVHMGSNGGNLFCRTVADFGREMSPPSLGSDHGVSHHLNKMDSHHQHIPTYHPHIYTQTYQHHHTSQQASKLGELSVSSPSSSSNSALTREGMLAGSQSSSASEEINTKDVAQRIITELKRYSIPQAIFAERVLCRSQGTLSDLLRNPKPWSKLKSGRETFKRMSRWLQEPEFQRMASLRLEACKRKEQEQSKQERNQGPKRTRLVFTDLQRRTLMAIFRENQRPAKELQVTIAQQLGLELSTVSNFFMNARRRNLNRWSEEGRPSSTGSSGSSTSSPTVSCTTA; from the exons ATGGATGGGAATATGGGAGAGGTGTCGGTTCACAGTCATGTGGAGCTTGCACACAGTCAAGACAGTCGAGTGATGCTGCACTCACGAGATGTCTCTGCTGCCTTCTCGCGTCCCGGTTTGGGAAGCCCCCCCATTGGCCTGGAACATGAGCACAGAAGCCCTGGATATGAGCACAGTATGCCAACGCTAGGCTATGGCAGGGAGAGCCCTGCAAACTGTGGCAGCACCTACACCACGCTCACCCCCCTGCAGCCATTTGACGACAAgtttcaccatcatcatcaccaccatcccTGTTTGCCTGTCAGCAATGTAATTGGTAGCTTTACACTCATGCGTGAGGACAGAGGCCTTGGAAGTAACTTCTATAACCCCTACAGCAAAGATTTGGGCATGGCACAGACTCTGTCTCCACCTCTGGGCAGCTCAGGTCTGGAGCCGGCCATGCACAGCTACAGCTCTTTAGGGACCCAGAATGGACACAGTGCCCAGATGTTAGCAGGCAGCCATGAAGTCCATATGGGCAGCAATGGAGGCAACCTGTTCTGCCGAACAGTGGCAGACTTTGGAAGGGAAATGTCACCCCCCTCTCTGGGCAGTGACCATGGGGTCAGCCACCATCTGAACAAGATGGACAGTCACCACCAGCACATACCAACTTACCACCCCCACATTTATACCCAGACCTACCAGCATCATCATACCAGCCAGCAGGCCTCAAAGCTGGGTGAGCTCTCTGTTTCttccccctcctcctcttcaaATTCTGCTCTCACCAGGGAGGGTATGTTGGCTGGTTCCCAGAGTAGCAGTGCAAGCGAGGAGATCAACACCAAAGACGTGGCCCAGCGGATCATAACAGAGCTGAAGAGGTACAGCATCCCGCAGGCCATCTTTGCAGAGAGGGTGCTGTGCCGCTCTCAGGGCACACTGTCCGATCTGCTACGAAACCCAAAGCCCTGGAGCAAGCTCAAGTCTGGCCGTGAGACCTTCAAGAGGATGTCCCGCTGGTTACAAGAGCCAGAATTTCAGAGGATGGCATCACTGCGACTGGAAG CGTGTAAACGGAAGGAACAGGAACAGTCTAAGCAGGAGAGGAACCAGGGACCAAAGCGTACTCGGCTGGTTTTCACAGACTTGCAACGACGTACACTGATGGCGATCTTCCGAGAGAACCAGCGGCCTGCCAAAGAGCTGCAGGTGACCATTGCACAGCAACTGGGCCTCGAGCTCTCCACAGTCAGCAACTTCTTCATGAATGCCCGCCGCAGAAACCTCAACCGCTGGAGCGAGGAGGGACGCCCATCCTCCACTGGGTCCTCAGGGTCCAGCACCTCCTCCCCTACTGTCTCCTGCACTACGGCATGA